One Mycolicibacterium fortuitum subsp. fortuitum genomic window carries:
- a CDS encoding cyclopropane mycolic acid synthase family methyltransferase, translating into MADGMTGTAQMRPHFEDVQAHYDLSDDFFGLFQDPSRTYSCAFYARDDMTLEEAQMAKIDLALDKLGLQPGMTLLDVGCGWGALMKRALEKYDVNVVGLTLSRNQYAYCQGLLDRIDTPRSHLVCLQGWEQFDQPVDRIVSIEAFEAFGKSRYAAFFDTTHRVMPDDGRMVIETIFTHPINYWREHGIAITLTDMKFTRFIGREIFPGGQLPSDQDMLEFSSAAGFSTDELQLMNTHYVRTLDTWAANLVAQRDKAIATTSEEVYDRYMHYITGCADFFRRGISEVAQFTFTKKP; encoded by the coding sequence ATGGCCGACGGGATGACGGGGACGGCCCAGATGCGGCCGCACTTCGAAGACGTTCAAGCCCACTACGACCTCTCCGACGACTTCTTCGGGCTGTTCCAAGACCCGTCCCGCACGTACAGTTGCGCTTTCTACGCGCGCGACGACATGACGCTGGAAGAAGCCCAGATGGCCAAGATCGACCTGGCGCTGGACAAATTGGGTTTGCAGCCGGGGATGACGCTGCTGGACGTCGGCTGCGGCTGGGGCGCCCTGATGAAACGTGCTCTCGAAAAATACGACGTCAACGTCGTCGGTCTGACCCTGAGTCGCAACCAATATGCCTACTGCCAAGGCCTTTTGGACCGCATCGACACCCCGCGCTCGCACCTGGTGTGTCTGCAGGGCTGGGAGCAATTCGATCAGCCGGTGGACCGCATCGTCAGCATCGAAGCATTCGAGGCCTTCGGAAAATCCCGCTACGCAGCATTTTTCGACACCACGCACCGGGTGATGCCTGACGACGGGCGCATGGTGATCGAGACGATCTTCACCCATCCGATCAACTACTGGCGCGAGCACGGCATCGCCATCACGTTGACCGACATGAAATTCACCCGGTTCATCGGCCGAGAGATCTTCCCCGGCGGTCAGCTTCCCTCCGACCAGGACATGCTCGAATTCTCCTCGGCTGCCGGCTTTTCCACCGATGAACTGCAGCTGATGAACACCCACTATGTGCGGACCCTGGATACCTGGGCCGCCAACCTGGTCGCGCAGCGGGACAAGGCGATCGCCACCACCTCCGAGGAGGTCTACGACCGCTACATGCACTACATCACCGGTTGCGCCGACTTCTTCCGGCGCGGTATCTCGGAAGTCGCCCAGTTCACCTTCACCAAAAAGCCCTAA
- a CDS encoding KasA/KasB family beta-ketoacyl-ACP synthase has translation MSAQAAGPFADVVVTAIASTTSLAADAEETWALLLEGRSGIRPLDKPFVEEFDFPVRIAGELTENFEDILTRVERRKLSYMGQMSTVLGRRLWESAGSPEIDTRRLMVSIGLALGTTEEMILQYDTWKEKGLRAVAPTSIQKYMPNAPAVAVALERHAKAGVMSPVMADASGAAAIAQAWRHIILGDADIAICGGVETCIEAVPIAAFAQAGMMSMYHDDPAAACRPFDSDRDGMVFGEAGALMLIETEEHAKARGAPILARLMGCGITCDCYDAVRPDPTGERAGDAIIRAVELAGLTPADIDHVNAHATGTGCGDAAESRALHRALGRAVPAVYASKAALGHSLGSAGAVEAVLTVQALRDGVIPATLNLKNRDPQIDLDVVVDQPRRGNYRYAISDSFGFGGNNVALAFGAY, from the coding sequence ATGTCCGCGCAGGCCGCAGGACCTTTCGCCGATGTCGTCGTCACCGCGATCGCATCGACTACCTCCCTTGCGGCCGATGCCGAGGAGACGTGGGCGCTGTTGTTGGAGGGCCGAAGCGGTATCCGTCCCCTGGACAAACCGTTCGTCGAGGAATTCGACTTTCCCGTGCGGATCGCCGGGGAGCTCACCGAGAACTTCGAGGACATCCTGACTCGTGTTGAGCGGCGCAAACTTTCGTACATGGGCCAGATGTCCACGGTGCTGGGCAGACGCCTCTGGGAAAGCGCCGGGTCGCCCGAGATCGACACCCGGCGGCTGATGGTCTCGATCGGTTTGGCGTTGGGCACCACCGAGGAAATGATCCTGCAATACGACACCTGGAAGGAGAAGGGGCTGCGCGCGGTCGCGCCCACCTCGATCCAGAAATACATGCCCAACGCGCCGGCGGTGGCGGTCGCCTTGGAGCGGCACGCCAAGGCCGGCGTGATGTCCCCGGTGATGGCTGACGCTTCGGGAGCGGCGGCCATTGCGCAGGCATGGCGGCACATCATCCTCGGTGACGCCGATATCGCCATCTGCGGAGGTGTCGAGACCTGCATCGAGGCGGTGCCCATCGCGGCATTTGCGCAGGCCGGGATGATGTCGATGTACCACGACGACCCGGCCGCGGCATGCCGTCCGTTCGACAGCGACCGCGACGGCATGGTGTTCGGCGAGGCAGGCGCCCTCATGCTCATCGAAACCGAGGAGCATGCCAAGGCGCGCGGCGCCCCGATCCTGGCCCGGCTGATGGGCTGCGGCATCACCTGCGACTGCTACGACGCGGTCCGGCCCGACCCGACCGGCGAACGTGCCGGTGACGCGATCATCAGGGCTGTTGAGCTGGCCGGACTCACCCCGGCCGACATCGATCACGTCAACGCCCACGCCACCGGCACGGGCTGCGGGGACGCGGCCGAGTCGCGCGCCCTCCACCGGGCGCTGGGCCGGGCGGTGCCCGCGGTGTATGCGTCGAAGGCGGCGCTCGGCCATTCCCTGGGCTCAGCCGGGGCGGTGGAGGCGGTGTTGACGGTGCAGGCGCTGCGCGACGGCGTCATCCCGGCGACGCTCAACCTGAAGAACCGCGACCCCCAGATCGATCTGGATGTGGTGGTCGACCAGCCCCGACGCGGCAATTACCGCTACGCGATCAGCGATTCGTTCGGCTTCGGCGGCAACAACGTCGCATTGGCATTCGGCGCGTATTAG
- a CDS encoding NYN domain-containing protein translates to MTELDTRVAVYLDFDNIVISRYDQVNGRNSFQKDKAKGLEPDKLTKATVDVAAILDFASSFGTLVLTRAYADWSADVNAGYREQLVGRAVDLVQLFPTAAYSKNGADIRLAVDAVEDMFRLPDLTHVVIVAGDSDYIPLAQRCKRLGRYVVGIGVAGSSSRMLAAACDEFVVYDALPGIPTATPEPEPQQQKRTRKKEGPDPQAQATALLTRALQIGLEKDDVEWLHNSAVKAQMKRMDPSFSEKSLGFKSFSDFLRSRSDVVELDESSTTRMVKLR, encoded by the coding sequence ATGACCGAACTCGACACCCGCGTCGCGGTTTACCTCGACTTCGACAACATCGTCATCTCCCGGTACGACCAGGTCAACGGTCGTAACTCCTTTCAGAAAGACAAGGCCAAGGGCCTGGAACCCGACAAGCTCACCAAGGCCACCGTCGACGTTGCCGCGATTCTGGACTTCGCCTCGTCCTTCGGCACGCTGGTGCTCACCCGCGCGTATGCGGACTGGTCGGCCGACGTCAATGCCGGATACCGCGAACAGCTCGTCGGCCGGGCCGTCGACTTGGTGCAGCTGTTCCCCACCGCCGCCTACAGCAAGAACGGTGCCGATATCCGGCTGGCCGTCGACGCGGTCGAAGACATGTTCCGCCTGCCCGACCTCACCCACGTCGTGATCGTGGCCGGTGACTCCGACTACATCCCGCTGGCTCAGCGTTGCAAACGTCTGGGCCGCTACGTCGTCGGCATCGGAGTGGCCGGCTCCTCGAGCCGGATGCTGGCCGCCGCCTGCGACGAGTTCGTCGTCTACGACGCCCTGCCCGGCATCCCTACAGCAACCCCGGAGCCGGAGCCCCAGCAGCAGAAGCGAACCCGCAAAAAGGAAGGTCCTGACCCGCAGGCTCAGGCCACCGCGCTGCTCACCCGGGCGCTGCAGATCGGCCTGGAGAAGGACGACGTCGAATGGCTGCACAACTCGGCGGTCAAGGCGCAGATGAAGCGGATGGACCCGTCGTTCAGCGAGAAGTCGTTGGGGTTCAAATCGTTCAGTGACTTCCTGAGGTCGCGCTCGGATGTCGTCGAGCTGGACGAGAGTTCCACGACGCGCATGGTCAAGCTGCGGTAG
- a CDS encoding galactokinase, with amino-acid sequence MRIRYSAPGRVNLIGEHTDYNQGLALPIALPQRTFVNFEPDPSGVLSVSSAFGDGPVRIGLDTVPGQVTGWAAYVAGVVWALLNAGIAAPGGTMTITSEVEIGLGLSSSAALECGVLGALLAAVGVDLDRVDQAYIAQQAENEYVGAPTGLLDQLASLCGEPRQALLIDFRDVTVQPVRFDPDASGVALLVIDSRARHAHAGGEYAARRASCARAATALGVASLREADLSALQRVTEVDARRARHVLTENQRVLDCVAALTSSDFAAVGALWNASHASMRDDFEITTGHLDLLAAAAVQAGALGARMTGGGFGGCVIALVPAQRVDAVSDAVVAAARAAGYPKPGVTRARAGAGAGPATAA; translated from the coding sequence GTGCGAATCAGGTACTCCGCGCCGGGCCGGGTCAATCTGATCGGCGAACACACCGACTACAATCAGGGCCTCGCGCTGCCGATTGCGCTGCCGCAGCGGACCTTTGTGAACTTTGAGCCGGACCCGTCGGGCGTGCTGTCGGTATCGAGTGCGTTCGGCGACGGGCCGGTGCGGATCGGTCTGGATACCGTGCCCGGGCAGGTCACCGGCTGGGCGGCCTACGTCGCCGGGGTGGTGTGGGCGCTGCTGAATGCCGGGATCGCGGCGCCGGGCGGGACGATGACGATTACGAGTGAGGTGGAGATCGGGTTGGGGCTGTCGTCGTCGGCAGCGCTGGAATGCGGGGTACTCGGCGCGTTGCTCGCCGCCGTCGGTGTCGATCTCGATCGCGTCGATCAGGCGTACATCGCCCAGCAGGCCGAGAACGAGTACGTCGGTGCGCCAACGGGACTGCTCGACCAGCTGGCGTCACTGTGCGGTGAACCCAGGCAGGCCCTGCTGATCGATTTCCGCGACGTCACTGTGCAACCGGTGCGCTTCGATCCCGACGCATCCGGCGTGGCACTGCTGGTGATCGACTCGCGGGCCCGGCACGCGCACGCCGGTGGCGAGTACGCGGCGCGGAGGGCATCGTGTGCGCGGGCTGCCACCGCACTCGGGGTGGCCTCGCTCCGGGAGGCTGATCTGTCCGCCCTGCAGAGGGTCACCGAAGTCGATGCCCGGCGGGCGCGTCATGTGCTGACGGAGAACCAGCGGGTGCTCGATTGCGTTGCCGCGCTGACATCCTCGGATTTCGCGGCGGTCGGTGCGCTGTGGAACGCATCGCACGCCTCGATGCGCGACGACTTCGAGATCACCACCGGCCATCTCGATCTGCTTGCGGCGGCCGCCGTGCAGGCCGGCGCGCTCGGTGCGCGGATGACCGGTGGCGGGTTCGGTGGCTGCGTCATCGCGCTGGTGCCGGCGCAGCGGGTGGATGCCGTCAGCGACGCGGTGGTCGCGGCCGCACGTGCGGCCGGCTACCCGAAGCCCGGTGTCACCAGGGCGCGCGCGGGCGCCGGTGCGGGGCCGGCTACCGCAGCTTGA
- a CDS encoding patatin-like phospholipase family protein codes for MAAKRSPHRADLVLSGGGVKGIGLVGAVVALKDAGYSIERISGTSAGSLVGAVVAAAEQRHELTSAQLRELALNVPYRKFRDSGPIERIPVVGTAWGLLRETGIYRGDFAYDWIRSELKNLGVKTFGDLAIDDDHLLPERRYRFVVTVTDVTTGQLVRLPWDYQRVYGLDPDEQLVADAVRASMAIPYLFHPVTLNTAAGEPCTLVDGGVLSNFPIDSFDRPDGAEPRWPTFGVTVVPYLPAPSAEQLIPGLGMLRCGEPTFLESLLTTMLVGHDQAHLSLPWVKVRAVQVDSTDVGVLDFDITRNEAEALYDKGYAATTEFLSTWDWPAYLDRFRRATRVDPR; via the coding sequence ATGGCTGCGAAACGTTCCCCGCACCGTGCCGACCTCGTGCTTTCCGGCGGTGGCGTCAAGGGTATCGGCCTGGTGGGCGCCGTTGTCGCGCTCAAGGACGCCGGGTATTCGATCGAACGGATCTCCGGAACCTCGGCCGGCTCACTGGTCGGCGCCGTGGTGGCGGCGGCCGAGCAACGCCACGAGTTGACCAGCGCGCAGCTGCGCGAGCTGGCGCTGAACGTGCCCTACCGCAAGTTCCGCGACAGCGGGCCGATCGAGCGCATCCCGGTGGTGGGAACGGCGTGGGGGTTGCTGCGTGAGACCGGTATCTATCGCGGGGATTTCGCATACGACTGGATACGCAGCGAGCTGAAGAACCTGGGCGTCAAGACTTTCGGTGATCTGGCGATCGACGACGATCATCTCCTTCCGGAGCGACGCTACCGATTCGTGGTCACGGTCACCGACGTGACGACGGGGCAGCTGGTGCGACTGCCCTGGGACTACCAGCGGGTGTACGGGCTCGACCCCGATGAGCAGCTTGTCGCCGACGCCGTGCGGGCGTCGATGGCGATCCCGTACCTCTTCCATCCGGTCACACTGAACACCGCTGCGGGCGAGCCGTGCACGCTGGTGGACGGCGGGGTGCTGTCGAACTTCCCGATCGACTCGTTCGACCGACCCGACGGCGCGGAGCCGCGCTGGCCGACGTTCGGGGTGACGGTGGTGCCGTATCTACCGGCGCCGTCGGCCGAGCAGCTCATCCCCGGGTTGGGGATGTTGCGCTGCGGTGAGCCGACCTTCCTGGAGAGTCTGCTCACCACCATGCTGGTCGGTCACGACCAGGCCCATCTGAGTCTCCCGTGGGTGAAGGTACGTGCGGTCCAGGTGGATTCGACCGATGTCGGGGTGCTGGACTTCGACATCACCCGCAATGAGGCCGAGGCGCTGTATGACAAGGGCTACGCCGCGACGACGGAGTTTCTGTCCACCTGGGATTGGCCCGCCTACCTGGACCGCTTCCGCCGGGCCACGAGGGTGGATCCGCGCTAG
- a CDS encoding FAD-binding domain, translated as MRIAISGAGVAGAALAHWLHRTGHNPTLIERAPAFRTGGYMIDFWGIGYRVTRKMGIESAIREAGYGVESVRSLGPDGATRAELCVDVFRRMVGNDYTSLPRGDLAAAIYRTVEGSVPTVFDDSITGIDQRPDGVRVAFEKNPADDFDLVIGADGLHSNVRRLMFGPEERFEHYLGCKVAACVVDGYRGGSSDTYLTYSIPGRQIGQFTLRGDRTMFLFVFRDQHDNRGLTPKEQLHNHFDGTGWESRQILAAVDDVDDLYFDVVSQIKMDRWSEDRVLLIGDAAGCISLLGGEGTGLAITEAYALAGELARAGDDHRRAFASYESLLRPFIEGKQAGAERMLGFFATRTRFGLWFRDVALRAMNLGRPIAGLFAGSVRDDLDLPDYPIV; from the coding sequence ATGCGGATAGCCATCAGTGGAGCCGGGGTCGCCGGAGCGGCGCTCGCGCATTGGTTGCACCGCACCGGCCACAACCCGACGCTGATCGAACGGGCACCGGCGTTTCGCACGGGCGGCTACATGATCGACTTCTGGGGCATCGGCTACCGGGTCACCCGAAAGATGGGCATCGAATCCGCCATCCGCGAGGCGGGCTATGGCGTCGAGTCGGTGCGGTCACTCGGACCCGACGGAGCCACCCGTGCCGAGCTCTGTGTCGACGTGTTCCGCCGCATGGTCGGCAACGACTACACCAGCCTGCCCCGCGGCGATCTGGCCGCCGCCATCTACCGCACCGTCGAGGGCTCGGTGCCGACGGTGTTCGACGACAGCATCACCGGCATCGACCAGCGACCCGACGGCGTGCGGGTGGCCTTCGAGAAGAACCCGGCCGACGATTTCGACCTCGTCATCGGCGCCGACGGCCTGCACTCCAACGTGCGCCGCCTGATGTTCGGACCCGAGGAGCGGTTCGAGCACTACCTGGGCTGCAAGGTCGCCGCCTGTGTGGTCGACGGCTACCGCGGCGGAAGTTCGGATACCTATCTCACGTACAGCATTCCCGGGCGCCAGATCGGGCAGTTCACCTTACGCGGGGACCGCACCATGTTCCTGTTCGTGTTCCGCGACCAGCACGACAACCGCGGCTTGACACCAAAAGAGCAGTTACACAATCACTTCGACGGCACCGGCTGGGAATCGCGACAGATCCTGGCCGCGGTGGACGACGTCGACGACCTCTACTTCGACGTGGTCAGCCAGATCAAGATGGACCGCTGGTCCGAGGACCGGGTGTTGTTGATCGGCGATGCGGCGGGCTGCATCTCGCTGCTCGGCGGCGAGGGCACCGGACTGGCGATCACCGAGGCATACGCACTGGCCGGAGAACTCGCCCGCGCCGGCGACGATCACCGCCGCGCCTTCGCGAGCTACGAGTCGCTGTTGCGGCCGTTCATCGAGGGCAAGCAGGCCGGGGCCGAACGGATGCTCGGATTCTTCGCCACCAGGACCCGGTTCGGGCTGTGGTTCCGCGATGTCGCGCTGCGCGCGATGAACCTGGGACGCCCGATAGCGGGGCTGTTCGCCGGCAGTGTGCGCGACGACCTCGATTTGCCCGACTACCCAATCGTGTGA
- a CDS encoding nuclear transport factor 2 family protein, whose protein sequence is MSQPPPPPIFGGPPGPYGPPGQFGGPGQFGGPGPFGGPGPFGGPGPYGPPGQFGTPGLYGPPGAPQPAYYPMGAPPAKKSRKWLLIGAPVVAVTLIAAGLTAFFVFHESDKELITNATYSFADAINRDDMSAAAALMCADRAHSLQDTDDAESHSAPDEQPQDRGFTVTDVTVNGDSAAATLTFDKTGTTRQLDFQKEGGAWKVCGE, encoded by the coding sequence ATGTCCCAGCCTCCGCCGCCGCCGATCTTCGGCGGCCCGCCTGGTCCGTACGGTCCCCCAGGTCAGTTCGGCGGCCCTGGTCAGTTCGGCGGTCCTGGACCGTTCGGAGGCCCCGGACCGTTCGGGGGCCCCGGTCCGTACGGTCCCCCAGGTCAGTTCGGCACCCCCGGCCTATACGGTCCTCCCGGTGCACCGCAGCCGGCCTACTACCCGATGGGCGCTCCCCCCGCGAAAAAGTCGCGCAAGTGGTTGCTGATCGGCGCTCCTGTTGTGGCCGTGACCCTCATCGCAGCCGGGCTCACCGCGTTTTTCGTGTTCCACGAGTCCGACAAGGAACTGATCACCAACGCCACCTACTCGTTTGCCGACGCGATCAACCGCGACGACATGTCGGCTGCGGCCGCGCTGATGTGCGCCGACCGGGCACACAGCCTGCAGGACACCGACGATGCCGAATCGCATTCGGCGCCGGACGAACAACCGCAGGATCGCGGTTTCACCGTGACCGATGTGACGGTCAACGGTGACAGCGCCGCCGCGACGCTGACGTTCGACAAAACCGGCACAACCCGTCAATTGGACTTCCAAAAAGAGGGCGGCGCTTGGAAAGTCTGCGGCGAATAG
- a CDS encoding cytochrome P450 produces MGGTASLPPGPPLPRVAQAALMMHYWPRFVSACRRRYGDVFTLRVAAMGTMVYLADPADIKVVFAGDPTIFHAGEANSVLSALLGDSSVLVVDEDEHHERRRQMLPPFHRDAVARQTEVMAEIAAENIAGWPVGTAFPAAPKMAEITLEVILRTVIGASDPARLAALREVMPRLLRVGPWELMAVARPALMQRRPWRALRRNIEEANRLLGAEIAERRADPELASRTDVLAMLVRSTDERGHTMTDRELRDQLMTLLVAGHETTATALSWALERLTRHPAVLDKAVQAARTGDDEYLDAVAKEILRIRPVVFDVGRVLKQPVEVAGHRLPAGVMVAPGIGLVHERDDVYPDADKFDPDRMLGATLGPTTWFPFGGGNRRCLGATFATVELRVVLREILCRVDLFTTTAADERQRVKHVTLVPNRGARICVRALREVTSASAAHASLVGEG; encoded by the coding sequence ATGGGCGGTACCGCGTCATTACCGCCGGGGCCGCCGTTGCCCCGGGTCGCTCAGGCCGCGTTGATGATGCATTACTGGCCGCGTTTCGTTTCGGCCTGCCGCCGCCGCTACGGCGACGTGTTCACGCTTCGGGTCGCGGCGATGGGCACGATGGTGTACCTGGCCGACCCGGCCGACATCAAGGTGGTGTTCGCCGGGGATCCGACGATTTTCCATGCCGGGGAAGCGAATTCGGTGCTCAGTGCGCTGCTGGGTGACAGCTCGGTGCTGGTCGTCGACGAGGACGAGCACCACGAGCGGCGGCGCCAGATGCTTCCGCCCTTCCACCGCGACGCCGTGGCCCGCCAGACCGAGGTCATGGCCGAGATCGCCGCGGAAAACATCGCAGGTTGGCCGGTGGGAACCGCGTTCCCGGCTGCCCCGAAGATGGCCGAGATCACCCTTGAGGTGATCCTGCGGACCGTGATCGGTGCGTCGGATCCGGCCCGGCTGGCGGCGTTGCGCGAGGTGATGCCGCGGCTGCTCAGGGTGGGCCCGTGGGAGTTGATGGCGGTCGCCCGGCCGGCCCTGATGCAGCGACGCCCGTGGCGGGCGCTGCGGCGAAATATCGAAGAGGCCAACCGGCTGTTGGGCGCGGAGATCGCCGAGCGTCGCGCCGACCCGGAGCTGGCGTCCCGTACCGATGTGCTGGCGATGCTGGTGCGTTCCACTGACGAGCGTGGGCACACCATGACCGACCGTGAGTTGCGCGACCAGCTGATGACCTTGCTGGTGGCCGGGCATGAGACGACGGCGACGGCATTGTCGTGGGCGCTGGAACGGCTGACCCGTCATCCTGCGGTGTTGGACAAGGCGGTGCAGGCCGCGCGTACCGGCGACGACGAGTACCTCGACGCCGTGGCCAAGGAGATCCTGCGGATCCGGCCGGTGGTGTTCGACGTGGGGCGGGTACTGAAACAGCCGGTGGAGGTGGCCGGTCACCGGCTGCCGGCCGGGGTGATGGTGGCCCCGGGCATCGGACTGGTGCACGAACGTGACGACGTGTATCCCGACGCCGACAAATTCGACCCGGACCGGATGCTCGGCGCGACACTGGGGCCCACCACCTGGTTCCCGTTCGGCGGCGGCAACCGTCGTTGCCTGGGCGCGACGTTCGCGACGGTCGAGCTGCGGGTAGTGCTACGCGAAATCCTGTGCCGGGTGGACCTTTTCACCACCACCGCGGCAGACGAAAGGCAGCGCGTCAAACACGTCACGCTGGTCCCGAACCGTGGGGCGCGGATCTGTGTGCGGGCGCTGAGGGAGGTGACGTCCGCCAGCGCTGCTCACGCGTCGCTGGTGGGGGAGGGCTAG
- a CDS encoding sensor domain-containing protein: MSAHRNAAAGLALCTALLTACTPTAPDSDGTHVDVLGSMMASESEINAVMNAQVRPKTALRSPMTNANYEPVSRPECMVVIGNAMEWIYGPSGYREFRETQLADDADDVEVDQAIAKFDTPKAAKDVVARTVDIWRRCGNDTLTFSYDGGKTRDARRMAVPSVLDGVDITHDEPVDVTDRITHRAILAVDNLVVDLRISGGDITDQQTVQLAKIIAGRNAL, translated from the coding sequence ATGAGCGCTCATCGCAACGCGGCGGCCGGCCTGGCGCTGTGCACTGCCCTGCTCACCGCCTGCACCCCCACGGCCCCTGATTCCGACGGCACTCACGTCGACGTGCTGGGCAGCATGATGGCCAGTGAATCCGAGATCAACGCCGTGATGAACGCCCAGGTCCGGCCTAAGACCGCGCTGCGTTCCCCGATGACGAACGCCAACTACGAGCCCGTCTCCCGCCCGGAATGCATGGTCGTCATCGGCAACGCGATGGAGTGGATCTACGGCCCCAGCGGCTACCGCGAATTCCGCGAAACCCAACTGGCCGACGACGCCGACGACGTTGAGGTCGACCAGGCCATCGCCAAGTTCGACACCCCCAAGGCGGCCAAGGACGTGGTGGCCCGGACCGTCGACATCTGGCGCCGCTGCGGCAACGACACCCTGACCTTCAGCTACGACGGCGGCAAAACGCGAGACGCCCGCCGGATGGCCGTCCCGAGCGTGCTCGACGGTGTCGACATCACGCACGACGAACCCGTGGACGTCACCGACCGCATCACCCACCGGGCGATCCTGGCGGTCGACAACCTCGTCGTCGACCTGCGGATCAGCGGTGGCGACATCACCGACCAGCAGACCGTGCAGCTGGCCAAGATCATCGCCGGCCGCAACGCGCTCTGA
- a CDS encoding sensor domain-containing protein codes for MDVKRAAVPAIVAIALAGSALTGCGTKPTEDDAGSQVDVLGSMLASESELNTILSTTGLRPKTALRQPAGLDADEHASRPVCLAVIGNAMDEVYRDSGFRQFRESLFADEGNDLEVDQAVAAFDSPTAARTLVSRTVDSWRQCAGDSLKISYSDNRRPSTYTLGSPSVVDDIDVTNEQSPFSPQQGSRRAILAVDNLVVDVRITGTNLTDSQVVGLAKAIAGRNAV; via the coding sequence ATGGACGTGAAGCGGGCCGCGGTACCGGCCATCGTGGCCATTGCGCTGGCCGGTTCCGCGCTCACCGGATGCGGCACCAAGCCAACCGAGGACGACGCCGGCTCACAGGTCGACGTCCTGGGCAGCATGCTGGCCAGCGAATCCGAACTCAACACCATCCTGTCCACCACGGGTCTGCGTCCCAAGACGGCGCTGCGCCAGCCCGCCGGACTCGACGCCGACGAGCACGCGTCGCGTCCGGTGTGTCTGGCGGTGATCGGCAATGCGATGGACGAGGTCTACCGCGACAGTGGATTCCGGCAGTTCCGCGAGTCGCTGTTCGCCGACGAGGGCAACGATCTCGAGGTCGACCAAGCCGTCGCCGCCTTCGATTCCCCTACGGCGGCACGGACACTCGTCAGCCGCACCGTGGACAGCTGGCGGCAGTGCGCCGGGGACAGTCTCAAGATCAGCTACAGCGACAACCGTCGGCCCAGCACGTACACGCTCGGAAGCCCGAGCGTCGTCGACGACATCGACGTCACCAACGAGCAGTCACCGTTCAGCCCGCAGCAGGGCAGCCGGCGCGCGATCCTGGCCGTGGACAACCTCGTGGTCGACGTGCGAATCACCGGAACCAACCTCACCGACAGTCAGGTGGTCGGCTTGGCGAAAGCGATCGCCGGGCGCAACGCGGTCTGA